Proteins encoded in a region of the Nocardia asteroides genome:
- a CDS encoding dienelactone hydrolase family protein, whose amino-acid sequence MTPLQRYIAEEIAADHADGILTRREALRRLGLLGLGGTTAAALLAACANSDNGSSERAPSPSSPTPPPGAASALPATPVTFTGTGGTSLQAAWAPAPQPRGGVLVVHENKGLTDHIRSVAGRFAGAGYSALAIDLLSARGGTAAFTDPAAATAELGRIPPEQLVADLRAGLDELQRRVEGKKLGATGFCFGGGLTWLLLASGPSPLAAATPFYGPFPDNGDLSASKAAVLGVYAASDARVNASRPAAEAALARSGNPNQIFTAPDAEHAFFNDTGQRYDATAATEAWRRVLDWYGTYLG is encoded by the coding sequence ATGACGCCGCTGCAGCGCTACATCGCGGAGGAGATCGCGGCCGATCACGCCGACGGCATACTCACCCGGCGGGAGGCACTGCGAAGGCTGGGGCTGCTCGGGCTGGGCGGCACCACCGCGGCCGCCCTACTGGCCGCCTGCGCGAACAGCGACAACGGAAGCTCCGAGCGGGCGCCGTCCCCTTCGTCCCCTACGCCGCCACCCGGTGCCGCCTCCGCACTCCCCGCCACCCCCGTCACGTTCACCGGCACCGGCGGGACGTCGTTGCAAGCCGCCTGGGCGCCCGCTCCGCAACCACGGGGCGGTGTGCTCGTCGTCCACGAGAACAAAGGTCTCACCGACCACATCCGTTCGGTGGCAGGCAGATTCGCGGGCGCCGGATACTCCGCGCTCGCGATCGACCTCCTCTCCGCGCGCGGCGGCACGGCCGCGTTCACCGATCCGGCCGCGGCCACCGCCGAACTCGGACGTATTCCACCCGAACAGCTCGTCGCCGATTTGCGCGCCGGGCTCGACGAACTCCAGCGCCGGGTCGAGGGTAAGAAGCTCGGCGCCACCGGTTTCTGTTTCGGCGGTGGCCTGACCTGGTTGCTTCTGGCCTCCGGCCCGTCACCGCTCGCCGCGGCGACGCCCTTCTACGGGCCTTTCCCGGACAATGGTGATCTGTCCGCGTCGAAGGCGGCGGTGCTCGGGGTGTACGCGGCGTCCGACGCTCGGGTGAACGCCTCCAGGCCCGCCGCCGAAGCGGCACTGGCCCGCTCTGGCAACCCGAACCAGATCTTCACCGCACCCGACGCCGAGCACGCCTTCTTCAACGATACCGGCCAGCGGTACGACGCCACAGCGGCCACCGAGGCGTGGCGTCGCGTATTGGACTGGTACGGAACGTATCTGGGCTGA